The following proteins are encoded in a genomic region of Bos javanicus breed banteng chromosome 20, ARS-OSU_banteng_1.0, whole genome shotgun sequence:
- the GZMK gene encoding granzyme K yields MTKFSSFFLCFLLAGTYMTPECFNMEIIGGREVSPHSRPFMASMQYGGDHICGGVLIHPQWVLTAAHCHLRFAKSQSSKVVLGAHSLSKNEASKQTFEIKKFIRFPGFALAPKSNDIMLVKLHTAAILNRHVQLLHPRAKNDIKAGTKCQVVGWGATDPEGLSLSDTLREVTVTVISRKTCNSRDYYNHSPVITRTMLCAGDARGQKDSCQGDSGGPLVCKGAFHALVSGGPKCGDAKKPGIYILLTRKFQAWIKSNLAPSHAD; encoded by the exons ATGactaagttttcttctttttttctatgtttCCTACTAGCCGGGACTTACATGACTCCAGAGT GTTTCAACATGGAGATTATTGGAGGGAGAGAAGTGTCCCCTCACTCCAGGCCGTTTATGGCGTCCATGCAGTATGGCGGCGACCACATCTGCGGGGGAGTGCTGATCCATCCTCAGTGGGTGCTCACAGCAGCCCACTGCCACTTGCG GTTTGCCAAAAGCCAGTCTTCCAAAGTGGTTTTAGGAGCACACTCTCTCTCAAAGAATGAGGCCTCCAAGCAAACATTTGAGATTAAAAAATTCATACGATTCCCAGGATTTGCATTAGCCCCTAAATCAAATGATATTATGCTGGTTAAG CTTCACACGGCCGCAATACTCAACAGACATGTCCAACTGCTCCACCCAAGAGCTAAAAATGATATTAAAGCTGGAACAAAATGCCAGGTTGTTGGCTGGGGAGCCACTGACCCAGAAGGCTTAAGCCTTTCTGATACCCTGCGAGAAGTCACTGTCACTGTTATAAGTCGAAAAACGTGCAACAGCCGAGATTATTACAACCACAGCCCTGTTATAACTAGAACCATGCTAtgtgcaggagacgccagaggcCAGAAGGATTCCTGTCAG GGTGACTCAGGGGGCCCCTTGGTCTGCAAAGGTGCCTTTCATGCCTTAGTTTCTGGAGGTCCCAAATGTGGTGATGCCAAGAAACCTGGAATCTACATCCTATTAACCCGGAAATTCCAAGCTTGGATCAAAAGCAACTTGGCCCCATCTCATGCAGACTAA